GTTTGATTATGAAGATCAAGATAACTCGCAGGTCGATTTATTCTTTGATCTGAAAGAATACGAGCCAAAACTCAATGAAATATATGGCATTACTTTTCATCCTCAGTTTGAGAAGAATCGTTATGTTTATATTTGTTATGTATTAAAGCCCGGTTTACCGGAAGGAACACGTGTTTCCCGGTTCAAGGTTCCGGATACGAAGCCACTGCGTTGTGATCCGAATTCCGAAACGATTTTGATCGAGTGGTTGTCCGGCGGACACAATGGTGGTTGTCTGCGATTCGGTCCGGATGGGTTTCTTTACATTTCTACCGGAGATGGCGGCCCCGCTTCCCCTCCAGATATTCATAATGCCGGGCAGGATGTCAGCAACCTTTTATCTTGCATCTTACGCATTGATGTCGATCATGAGTCAGGAGAGCAGCCTTACTCGATTCCCTCTGATAATCCTTTTGTCAAACAACGTGCCGTCCGTCCCGAAATCTGGGCCTTTGGTTTTCGTAATCCCTGGAAGATGTGTTTTCATCCCGAAAATGGCGATTTGTGGGTAGGAGATGTTGGCTGGGAATTATGGGAACTTTTATATCGGGTTGAAAAGGCAGGGAATTATGGTTGGAGTATTCGTGAAGGACGTCAGCCGGTTAAGCCGAGTCAGAAAGCAGGTCCCACTCCGATATTGCCCCCTACCATAGCGCATTCACATCGTGAAGCGCGTTCCATTACCGGTGGGTATTTTTATCAAAGTCCTCGTTTAAAAGAATTAAAGAATACCTATGTCTACGGAGACTATACGACGGGAAAACTTTGGGGGCTTCGTTATGAGAACAAGCGAGTTAACTGGCATCAAGAACTGGCCAACTCCCCATTGAAAGTAACGGCATTTGCCATCGATCACACCGGCGAAGTTTATATTGTTGACATTCAAGGCGGTGCTTTTCATCGTCTTGTTCCGATTAAGAAGTCAGACCACAATCCGAAATTCCCGACCCAATTAAGTCAGACAGGATTATTTCAATCCACCGCCGATCATCAACTTGCACCGGGGGTGATTCCCTATTCGATTAATGCACCGGCGTGGGCAGATTATACGACCGCGGAACGCTTTGTTGCATTACCTGCTGAGACCAGTGTTGAGTTAATCCAAAAGCGATGGTGGAATTTTCCCAAAGACAGTGTTTTGATGAAGACGATTTCAATAGAACTTCAGCGTGGAAATCCTGAATCGTCTCATCGGTTGGAAACGCAAATACTCCACTTTAACGGAGACCGTTGGGTGGGGTATTCATATCGATGGAATGCAGAACAGACCGATGCCCATCTGGTTGCCACAGAGGGAGAGAGTCTCAAGCTGAATATCAGCACCGAGGAAGATCCGAAACAGAAAAGCAATTACGAATGGCATATTCCCAGTCGTGCTGAATGTTCCGTTTGCCATACGCCTTATCAAAATTATCTTTCCGTTTTGTCATTTTCAGAAGCACAGCTGAATCGCGATCAAAAGTACGGCGATGTTGTCGACAATCAGTTACGAACATTGTCGCATATCAAAATACTGCCGGAGTCCGTCTGGACCGATTCGAAAGGAGCCAAGGCTCGTTATCTGGTTGACCCTCACAAAACATCTGCTGCTTTGAATTTACGAGCTCGATCTTATCTGCATACGAATTGCCAGCATTGTCATCGAAATAATGGTGGGGGAGGTTCAACGATTCTACTGGACGCTTCTCTTGATCTTTCGAAAATGAAAGCGGTTGGTGTGACTCCCACGCAGGGAACGTTCGGGATTCAGGGAGCAGAGATCATTTCACCCAAAGATCCTTTCCGCTCTGTGTTGTTGTATCGAATGAGTAAGTTGGGGAAAGGGCGGATGCCGTATTCTGGTTCTTCACACGTTGATCAGAGGGGGACGCAGTTAATTCGTGAATGGATTGAGAGTTTACCTTCAAGCAGCGACCGTAGTAATGGATATGTCATAACATTACGAAATCGCCAGAGAAATTTGTTGAGTGATGCAGTTCAGATCGAAGATCAGGATTTTGTCAGTGAGAAACTTCAAGAAATTCTGGGAACGACCAGTGGTGCGCTCCTGTTGTTAGATGCCTTGGATCGTATGGCGATGCCTGACAGTATGAAAAAACAAATTATTCAACTGGCGACTCAAGGAAATAATCCTCTCATACGTGACTTATTTGAACGGTTCCTGCCGGAAGAGCAAAGAACTAAACGTTTGGGGGTAAAGATTGATTCAGCGGCGTTGTTATCAATCCAGGGGGATTCACGTGAAGGGAAAAAACTGTTCTTTGGCATGTCGGGACTTCAGTGTCGGAATTGCCACCGCGTTCATCAGTATGGAAAAGAAGTCGGCCCTGATCTGACTCAGATTGGGAAAAAACTTTCACGTCAGGAATTGTTGGAAAACATTATACAACCTTCAAAAAAGATTGATGAGAAGTATTTCACTTATGTTGTGGGTACGCGATCGGGAAAGGTACTCAGCGGTTTGCTGATGAAAAAAGATGCCTCTGGTTTGACTTTGAAAGATCCGAAAAATAAACAATTACAGATCGCACAACAGGAAATCGAAAGCGTTGTGAAGCAAAAAAAATCAATCATGCCCGATCAGTTATTGCGAGATTTAACCGCAGAGCAGGCTGCTCATCTTCTGGCTTATCTTGAGTCTCTGAAATGAATTTCACTGGGAGAATAAAACAGATCAAATGGTCTGGTTTTCAATTCTCAAATCTCTATAATTGAGTATAGTTCGATTTGAATTCCCTCCAAAATTAGCAGCGTTCCCGTTACATGGCACACACGAGCTTTCGCTGTGAAATCTGATACAATAAAAAATCCTATTACTATTTGAGTTGAAAAATGGCAATACAATTTGATTGTCCCTATTGTACGTCCACATTGAAAGTACCAGATGAAACCGCTGGTAAACAAGGAGATTGCCCGCGCTGTGGCACAAAACTGGTTATTCCCAATCCCTTTACTACGGCTGAAGGTCAGCCTCCCACTCAGACAGAACCTACTCAGTCAGCGCCTCAACAGCAACCTGTTGAGCAGACCAGCAACACAGAACAAACCGTTGATCAGACGAATGATTCTCCACCTGAATCTCCTCAACCAGCGCCAATGACAAGTGCCACTTCACGCTATTTACGCAAACGTAAGAGATCGAATTGGGGGGGAATTCTATCGTTCCTCTTTTTCTTCAGCTTGATGTTGGGAGTCGCCTTTTATTTCTATTGGATTTACGGACCGCGACTCGAAGGCAGTTTAGTCGCAGCCCGGTTGAATTCTCAGAGTGCTAAACTGGAACAACAGTTAAAACCTGATGGATTAGGATTATCTGATGAGGTGATTCAATTAGTCAATCAGCATCTGAACGAAACTCCCAGACGTGTAAAGAGCGACTTAATGGATCTGTTGTTTTATGGATCTGAAAAGGGAGGACTTCACGTACGGTTGAAGCCAGGAGATCAAACGGAACTGGTTCGAGTTGAACTAACAGGTGACCCTGCATTAATGGATTACATTAGTAAGAATGGTGTGCAGTTAGACCAACCGCGGCTTGCTGAGTATCAAAGTGAACTCAAGCAATTTTATACCGACTGGCAACACTCGCTCGAAACGGGGGAAGGCGTACATAATCTGATCAATTATCGAAATACTGTTGGACTTAATTCGCTGATGGGGGGGCTGGGATATCACATGGAAGCCCGTGTGAATAATAAAATTTATCCTTGCGTGCATGATGATTTTCAGGGAGGGCTTTATTTCCTTGTTCCCAAAGGGACATTACAGTTTGAAATGATCGGGCGTGAGTTGAAAAGTGGGAGAACACCATTTCCGGGGAAATACCAGGTTCAAGTAACGCAGGAATATCCCAGTGCGCCTTAGAGGCTTTTGATTCACATCGAATTATAGAAAGTCAATCACTACAGTATCAGCAAGTAAGCAGCCTGCTTGTGTTAGTCGAACATGCGTCTTGGTTTCCTCCAGAAAACCTGCTTCAACATGTTTTTTGATTGCTGATTGCGATAAATCGTAGAGATCATATCCGTAGCGTTCGGCAAATTTTTCTACATTAATTCCTATACGTCGTCTTAACCCGAAAATGATCGCTTCGCGTGCCCTGTCTTCAGGTGATAGCTCTTCCTGATCTGAGATGGGAGATTCTCCTGCCGCGATACGTCTCAACCAGGTTATCACACTGCGGTGGTTTTGTTCGCGTTTTCCATTCAAATAACTGGCTGCACCAGGGCCAAATCCGAAATAGGGATAGCCGGTCCAGTAGACCTCATTATGCCGACACTCATATCCGGGACGGGCGAAGTTAGAAATCTCATAATGTTTCAAGCCTGCTGAACTCAGAAACTTTAACGAAAATTCATACATTTCTCCCGCTAATTCCTCTTCTGGTAAATCAAAAATTCCTGCTTTTTGGCGGCTCCAGAATGACGTTCCTTTTTCAATCGTCAATCCGTAGGTTGAGACATGCGGGATGTTGAGTTGAATCGCATGGTTGAGCGTGGTTTTCCAATTCTCCAGGTTTTGACCGGGGACGGCAAAGATGAGATCAAGGCTGGTATTTTCAATACGGGATTGCAGCCTTTGTACAATTTCAAATACTTGTTGTGGTTGATGGTCGCGTTCCAGAAAAGTAAGAATGTTTGAATCAAAGGATTGAACGCCCAGGCTGACGCGGTTTACTCCCGCTTGCTTCAGAAAGTCGATTTTTTCCTCAGTTAAGTTCAGTGGATTGGCTTCAATGCTGAATTCATAAT
The Gimesia aquarii DNA segment above includes these coding regions:
- the hemW gene encoding radical SAM family heme chaperone HemW; protein product: MFNQELPSSAYIHVPFCQHRCGYCDFTLVAQKDHLIDDYLAAMEQQLSGVGEDVELKTLFLGGGTPTHLSINQLQRLFNAIFSHFQLATDYEFSIEANPLNLTEEKIDFLKQAGVNRVSLGVQSFDSNILTFLERDHQPQQVFEIVQRLQSRIENTSLDLIFAVPGQNLENWKTTLNHAIQLNIPHVSTYGLTIEKGTSFWSRQKAGIFDLPEEELAGEMYEFSLKFLSSAGLKHYEISNFARPGYECRHNEVYWTGYPYFGFGPGAASYLNGKREQNHRSVITWLRRIAAGESPISDQEELSPEDRAREAIIFGLRRRIGINVEKFAERYGYDLYDLSQSAIKKHVEAGFLEETKTHVRLTQAGCLLADTVVIDFL
- a CDS encoding PQQ-dependent sugar dehydrogenase, encoding MIDLDKEICFRSWFALSMIYLVLIIHPIQLQAEESSDASYGITKRVPWNSSRIKGTPEPSLPYETERVFPNLKFKQPLAVATAPGEKRFFVAERKGKIFSFDYEDQDNSQVDLFFDLKEYEPKLNEIYGITFHPQFEKNRYVYICYVLKPGLPEGTRVSRFKVPDTKPLRCDPNSETILIEWLSGGHNGGCLRFGPDGFLYISTGDGGPASPPDIHNAGQDVSNLLSCILRIDVDHESGEQPYSIPSDNPFVKQRAVRPEIWAFGFRNPWKMCFHPENGDLWVGDVGWELWELLYRVEKAGNYGWSIREGRQPVKPSQKAGPTPILPPTIAHSHREARSITGGYFYQSPRLKELKNTYVYGDYTTGKLWGLRYENKRVNWHQELANSPLKVTAFAIDHTGEVYIVDIQGGAFHRLVPIKKSDHNPKFPTQLSQTGLFQSTADHQLAPGVIPYSINAPAWADYTTAERFVALPAETSVELIQKRWWNFPKDSVLMKTISIELQRGNPESSHRLETQILHFNGDRWVGYSYRWNAEQTDAHLVATEGESLKLNISTEEDPKQKSNYEWHIPSRAECSVCHTPYQNYLSVLSFSEAQLNRDQKYGDVVDNQLRTLSHIKILPESVWTDSKGAKARYLVDPHKTSAALNLRARSYLHTNCQHCHRNNGGGGSTILLDASLDLSKMKAVGVTPTQGTFGIQGAEIISPKDPFRSVLLYRMSKLGKGRMPYSGSSHVDQRGTQLIREWIESLPSSSDRSNGYVITLRNRQRNLLSDAVQIEDQDFVSEKLQEILGTTSGALLLLDALDRMAMPDSMKKQIIQLATQGNNPLIRDLFERFLPEEQRTKRLGVKIDSAALLSIQGDSREGKKLFFGMSGLQCRNCHRVHQYGKEVGPDLTQIGKKLSRQELLENIIQPSKKIDEKYFTYVVGTRSGKVLSGLLMKKDASGLTLKDPKNKQLQIAQQEIESVVKQKKSIMPDQLLRDLTAEQAAHLLAYLESLK